The Pseudomonas parafulva genome window below encodes:
- the hbdH gene encoding 3-hydroxybutyrate dehydrogenase — MTLAGKTALVTGSTSGIGLGIAQVLARAGANIVLNGFGDPQPALDAIRGHGVKVGHHAADLADVAQIEALFAFAEHEFGGIDILVNNAGIQHVAPVEAFPVQRWDQIIALNLSAVFHGIRLALPGMRARGWGRIINIASVHGLVGSTGKSAYVAAKHGVVGLTKVVALETATTSITCNALCPGFVLTPLVQQQIDARAGDGDPLQAEHELLAEKQPSLAFVTPQQLGELALFLCSEAGSQVRGAAWNVDGGWLAQ; from the coding sequence ATGACGCTCGCAGGCAAGACAGCATTGGTCACCGGTTCCACCAGCGGTATCGGCCTGGGCATCGCCCAGGTGCTGGCGCGCGCGGGCGCGAACATTGTGCTCAACGGCTTCGGCGATCCACAGCCGGCCCTCGACGCGATCCGCGGCCATGGCGTGAAGGTCGGCCATCACGCAGCGGACCTTGCCGACGTGGCACAGATCGAAGCGCTGTTCGCTTTCGCCGAGCATGAGTTCGGCGGCATCGACATTCTCGTCAACAACGCCGGAATCCAGCACGTCGCCCCGGTTGAGGCGTTCCCGGTACAGCGCTGGGACCAGATCATCGCGCTCAACCTGTCGGCCGTGTTCCATGGCATTCGCCTGGCCCTGCCGGGCATGCGCGCGCGTGGCTGGGGGCGCATCATCAACATCGCCTCGGTGCACGGGCTGGTCGGCTCCACGGGCAAAAGCGCCTACGTCGCCGCCAAGCACGGCGTGGTCGGGCTGACCAAGGTCGTGGCGCTGGAGACGGCGACCACCTCGATCACCTGCAATGCCTTGTGCCCAGGCTTCGTGCTGACCCCGCTGGTGCAGCAACAGATCGACGCGCGTGCAGGGGATGGCGATCCACTGCAGGCCGAGCATGAACTGCTGGCCGAGAAGCAGCCTTCACTGGCCTTCGTGACCCCGCAGCAGTTGGGCGAATTGGCCCTGTTCCTGTGCAGCGAGGCTGGCAGCCAAGTGCGTGGCGCGGCCTGGAACGTCGATGGTGGGTGGTTGGCGCAGTGA
- a CDS encoding peptidylprolyl isomerase: MKAQARHILVKTAEEAEQLKQRLAKGEAFDVLAKKFSTCPSGKRGGDLGEVRPGQMVGAIDQVIFKKPLRVVHGPIKSKFGYHLVQVFYRD, translated from the coding sequence ATGAAAGCACAAGCCCGCCACATCCTGGTCAAGACCGCCGAAGAAGCCGAGCAGCTCAAGCAGCGCCTGGCCAAGGGCGAGGCATTCGACGTGCTGGCCAAGAAATTCTCCACCTGCCCTTCCGGCAAACGCGGCGGCGACCTGGGCGAAGTGCGCCCAGGGCAGATGGTGGGCGCCATCGACCAGGTGATTTTCAAGAAACCGCTGCGGGTGGTGCACGGCCCGATCAAGAGCAAGTTCGGCTATCACCTGGTGCAGGTGTTCTACCGCGATTGA
- a CDS encoding LysE family translocator, with the protein MDASNLLLFVPACFALNMAPGPNNLLSLHNASRYGLRTACLAGGGRLLAFAAMIALAAMGLTVVLHTSEYLFLGIKLAGAAYLFYIAWQLWRAPVATGPIDDSPRRGLWRLARQEFWVAAGNPKAILLFTAFLPQFVTVDSSTPFAEQFLWLGLWFLLLEWIAIAVYAGLGVFLQRWFNRPRARRLFNRVSASLLGCAGIGLLVARPR; encoded by the coding sequence ATGGACGCGTCGAACCTGCTGCTATTCGTCCCCGCCTGTTTTGCCCTGAACATGGCGCCGGGCCCGAACAACCTGCTGTCGCTGCACAATGCCAGCCGTTACGGCCTGCGCACCGCCTGCCTGGCCGGAGGCGGGCGGCTGCTGGCCTTCGCCGCAATGATCGCCCTGGCGGCGATGGGGCTGACCGTGGTGTTGCACACCAGCGAGTACCTGTTCCTGGGCATCAAGCTGGCGGGGGCGGCGTATCTGTTCTACATCGCCTGGCAGCTGTGGCGCGCCCCGGTCGCAACCGGGCCGATCGACGATAGCCCGCGCAGGGGGCTCTGGCGCCTGGCACGGCAAGAGTTCTGGGTGGCGGCGGGCAATCCCAAGGCGATCCTGTTGTTCACTGCGTTTCTGCCGCAGTTCGTGACGGTGGACAGCAGCACGCCGTTCGCTGAGCAGTTCCTCTGGCTGGGGTTGTGGTTCCTGCTGCTGGAGTGGATCGCTATCGCCGTCTACGCCGGCCTGGGCGTGTTCCTGCAGCGTTGGTTCAACCGCCCACGCGCGCGGCGGCTGTTCAACCGGGTCAGTGCCTCGCTGCTGGGGTGTGCCGGGATCGGCTTGCTGGTCGCGCGGCCGCGCTGA